One Clostridium estertheticum DNA segment encodes these proteins:
- the lpdA gene encoding dihydrolipoyl dehydrogenase translates to MIIDVKVEKSTDKNAVTKIMKILKNVGDSILVNDEIFEVESGKGTSTISSKAKGIIDSINVKEGDIVNADTVLAKINGEQAPKAANTSNNTFNYFQNLIKPVKLQMECDITIIGGGPGGYVAAIHAAKLGAKVILIEKEKLGGTCLNWGCIPTKTLVRSAQVFDTLKRAEEFGCYAENIGISMEKVIARKDKVVTELVQGIVYLMDKNKVKVINGAGEILDNETIIVKSNTQEVTIKTKNIIIATGSKSAVVPLKGIENKNIINSTDALCLKEVPKNLVIVGGGVIGMEFAYIFASFGAKVSVVEFMDQCLLSCDDDICEENKKNASKRGIKLYTTAKVEEICEAEDNECIVHFVQDGKDKYITANKVLLSVGRTPYIDGLGLEKVGIELNQNKKGIMVNSKMQTNISNVYAIGDVTNIMLLAHAASHQGIVAVNNIMGKPCDMDYTTVPSAIFTDPEIAMVGIGEKAAKLQGIEVEIGRFPFSANGKAKCYGESNGFIKIIRDKNTEKLIGASIVGLHATDLIAELTLAIKNNLTAEAITETIHAHPTTAEVIHEAALSLEGGAIHFA, encoded by the coding sequence ATGATTATAGATGTTAAGGTAGAGAAATCTACAGATAAGAATGCTGTAACAAAAATAATGAAAATCTTAAAAAATGTGGGAGATTCTATTCTGGTAAATGATGAAATTTTTGAGGTGGAGAGTGGAAAGGGTACCAGCACCATTAGTTCAAAAGCAAAGGGAATTATTGATAGCATTAATGTAAAAGAAGGAGACATTGTTAATGCAGATACTGTATTGGCAAAGATAAATGGAGAGCAAGCGCCTAAAGCTGCAAACACAAGTAATAATACCTTTAATTATTTTCAAAATTTGATTAAGCCAGTGAAGCTTCAAATGGAGTGCGACATTACAATAATTGGCGGAGGTCCTGGAGGATATGTAGCTGCAATTCATGCTGCTAAATTAGGGGCAAAGGTTATATTAATAGAAAAAGAAAAATTAGGTGGAACCTGTTTAAATTGGGGGTGTATTCCTACTAAAACATTAGTTAGGTCTGCACAGGTTTTCGATACCTTAAAACGGGCGGAAGAATTTGGATGCTATGCGGAAAATATTGGTATTAGCATGGAAAAAGTAATTGCAAGAAAAGATAAGGTTGTTACAGAGCTAGTTCAGGGTATTGTGTATTTAATGGATAAAAACAAGGTAAAGGTTATTAATGGGGCTGGTGAAATTCTTGATAATGAGACTATAATAGTGAAAAGTAATACACAAGAAGTTACTATCAAAACAAAAAATATTATTATTGCTACAGGTTCTAAATCAGCAGTGGTACCACTTAAGGGTATTGAAAATAAAAATATAATTAATAGCACCGATGCACTTTGTCTAAAGGAAGTACCAAAGAATCTAGTAATTGTAGGCGGTGGGGTTATTGGGATGGAGTTTGCCTATATTTTTGCTAGCTTTGGCGCGAAGGTTTCAGTGGTGGAATTTATGGATCAATGCCTTTTAAGCTGTGATGATGATATATGCGAAGAAAACAAAAAAAATGCATCAAAAAGAGGGATTAAGCTATATACTACTGCAAAGGTAGAAGAAATTTGTGAAGCTGAGGATAATGAATGTATAGTTCATTTTGTACAGGATGGTAAAGATAAATACATAACTGCAAACAAAGTACTTTTATCTGTTGGAAGAACTCCATATATAGATGGACTTGGACTAGAAAAGGTAGGAATCGAATTAAATCAAAATAAAAAGGGAATTATGGTTAATTCTAAAATGCAAACTAATATTTCTAATGTGTATGCCATTGGAGATGTAACAAACATTATGTTACTTGCTCATGCTGCATCTCACCAAGGAATAGTAGCTGTAAACAATATAATGGGTAAGCCTTGTGATATGGATTATACAACAGTTCCTAGCGCAATTTTCACGGATCCTGAAATAGCAATGGTGGGTATAGGTGAAAAAGCAGCAAAGCTTCAGGGAATAGAGGTGGAAATAGGCAGATTCCCATTTTCAGCTAACGGAAAAGCGAAATGTTATGGAGAAAGTAATGGCTTTATTAAAATTATAAGAGATAAAAACACAGAAAAGTTGATTGGTGCAAGCATCGTGGGTCTACATGCTACAGATTTAATTGCAGAGCTTACTCTAGCCATTAAGAATAATTTAACAGCAGAAGCAATAACTGAAACTATACATGCCCATCCTACTACAGCAGAGGTAATTCACGAAGCTGCATTGTCTTTAGAAGGAGGAGCTATCCATTTTGCATAA
- a CDS encoding ABC-ATPase domain-containing protein, which yields MKNSEVLKKDLDRIDGKSYRMYKELEGEYDFGNYILSIDYVQGDPFASPSRIRLIVNQNIAMFPKEIFDNKNKNIAVADYLTREFYSNINRYSEKVLGSGKSGLIAISKCPQEILNRTSIIIDEDKIEARFYVGFPARGRSVLARELQKILYNVMPSIVERTLIYRNINSEKLINRVKLVEDQEHIRSELSNRGLVAFVANGSMLPRESGISTKALRGGIVFVSPKELEVEFDTQSLGTICGMGIKKGITLIVGGGYHGKSTLLKALELGVYNHIEGDGREFVITDESALKVRAEDSRCVTKTDISLFISNLPNGKDTVEFYTENASGSTSQAASIIEGIESGAKAFLIDEDTSATNFMTRDDLMQKLVCTEKEPITPFIEIVRPLFKQMSISTIIVVGSSGEFFDIADCVIQMDNYEILDVTREAKKLSSGNIIKRINDKNLKIDILFNRRVKAGTIEVGEKGVKIKTIGLDTISINREEINLRAVEQIVDNEQLNAIGSIMKWTEANIMNKGLGFENMVDNIISKIEKNGLLFIDRSKGGSGSLAMPRKQEIMAAYNRYRNLKI from the coding sequence ATGAAGAATTCAGAAGTATTAAAAAAAGATTTAGACAGAATTGATGGAAAAAGCTATAGGATGTATAAGGAATTAGAAGGAGAATATGATTTTGGAAATTATATACTTAGCATAGATTATGTTCAAGGTGATCCATTTGCTTCCCCATCAAGAATTAGATTGATAGTAAATCAAAATATTGCTATGTTTCCAAAGGAAATTTTTGATAATAAAAACAAAAATATTGCAGTAGCAGATTACCTAACAAGAGAATTTTATTCTAATATAAATAGATACTCGGAAAAAGTTCTTGGATCTGGGAAGAGTGGATTAATAGCTATAAGCAAATGTCCACAAGAGATATTAAATAGAACTTCAATAATTATAGATGAGGATAAAATAGAAGCAAGGTTTTACGTTGGGTTTCCAGCAAGAGGAAGAAGTGTTTTAGCAAGAGAGCTCCAGAAAATTTTATATAATGTTATGCCAAGCATAGTTGAAAGAACTTTAATATATAGAAATATTAATAGCGAAAAACTAATAAATAGAGTAAAACTAGTAGAAGATCAAGAACATATAAGAAGCGAGTTAAGTAATCGCGGGTTAGTTGCATTTGTGGCAAATGGATCAATGTTACCTAGGGAAAGTGGCATATCTACAAAAGCATTAAGAGGAGGTATTGTATTTGTTTCACCAAAGGAATTGGAAGTAGAGTTTGATACTCAAAGCCTCGGCACAATTTGCGGTATGGGTATTAAAAAAGGTATAACACTTATAGTTGGCGGGGGATATCATGGTAAATCCACATTGCTAAAAGCATTAGAACTTGGAGTTTATAATCATATTGAAGGTGATGGTAGAGAGTTTGTTATAACAGATGAATCTGCTTTAAAGGTAAGAGCAGAAGATAGTAGGTGTGTAACTAAAACAGATATATCCCTATTCATAAGTAACCTACCTAATGGGAAAGATACTGTAGAATTCTATACTGAAAATGCAAGTGGGAGTACATCACAAGCGGCGAGTATTATAGAGGGAATAGAGAGCGGTGCTAAGGCATTTTTAATTGATGAGGATACTTCTGCGACTAATTTCATGACTCGTGATGACTTAATGCAAAAATTAGTTTGCACAGAAAAAGAGCCAATTACACCCTTTATTGAGATAGTGAGACCATTATTTAAGCAAATGAGTATTTCAACAATAATAGTAGTAGGAAGCTCCGGAGAATTTTTTGATATAGCAGATTGTGTAATACAAATGGATAATTACGAGATTTTGGATGTCACAAGAGAGGCTAAAAAGTTGAGCAGTGGGAATATTATAAAAAGGATTAACGATAAAAATTTAAAAATAGATATTTTATTTAATAGGCGGGTTAAAGCCGGAACTATTGAAGTAGGAGAAAAAGGCGTTAAAATCAAAACAATAGGGTTAGACACAATAAGTATAAATAGAGAGGAGATAAATCTAAGGGCTGTGGAACAAATAGTTGATAATGAACAATTAAATGCTATAGGTTCGATTATGAAATGGACAGAGGCTAATATTATGAATAAGGGTTTAGGCTTTGAAAATATGGTGGATAATATAATTAGTAAAATAGAGAAAAATGGGTTATTATTTATAGATAGATCAAAAGGTGGAAGTGGAAGTTTAGCCATGCCTAGGAAACAAGAAATAATGGCAGCTTATAATAGATACAGAAATCTAAAAATATAA
- a CDS encoding glutamate decarboxylase, producing the protein MALFNNKNRDADGVKNLYTNSIAQNQLPKDELPDKISDPGVIRQLIHDELFMDGNARQNLATFCTTYIEDEVRNLMDLSINKNMIDKDEYPQTAEIEHRCVNILANLWHAPGKLDTIGCSTIGSSEAAMLGGLALKWKWRMRREAEGKSTNNPNIVCGPVQICWHKFARYFDVEIREIPLMPDELGLQPDQLVDYCDENTIGVVATLGSTFTCIYEPVEEIAKALDAIEKDTGYDIPIHVDGASGAFIAPFIQKKIKWDFCIPRVKSINASGHKFGMAPLGVGWIIWRSLEDLPEELIFNVDYLGGEMPTFALNFSRPAGQIIAQYYKFLQLGHEGYTAIQNACADTAQYLGQELAKIELFEILYDGHDAIPAVCYALKDQEAAGFSLYDLSDRLRMHGWQIASYPLPSNRENLTVQRILIRHGVSRDMIFLLLRDLKKELEYLKNNSVLNCCSKVSFHH; encoded by the coding sequence ATGGCATTGTTTAATAATAAAAACAGAGATGCTGATGGGGTTAAAAATCTTTATACTAATTCAATAGCCCAGAATCAGCTTCCGAAAGATGAGTTACCTGATAAGATTTCAGACCCTGGAGTGATTCGGCAATTGATTCACGATGAGCTATTTATGGATGGAAACGCTCGTCAAAACCTAGCAACCTTTTGCACTACGTATATTGAAGATGAAGTTCGTAATCTTATGGATTTGTCAATTAATAAAAATATGATAGATAAGGATGAGTACCCGCAGACTGCTGAAATTGAACATAGATGTGTGAATATATTGGCAAATCTTTGGCATGCACCTGGGAAATTAGATACTATTGGGTGCTCAACAATTGGATCTAGTGAAGCAGCGATGCTTGGTGGTTTGGCACTTAAATGGAAGTGGCGAATGAGGCGCGAAGCTGAGGGCAAATCTACTAATAATCCTAACATTGTATGTGGACCTGTACAAATATGCTGGCATAAATTTGCACGATATTTCGATGTTGAAATTAGAGAAATCCCTCTGATGCCAGATGAGCTAGGTCTGCAGCCAGATCAACTAGTAGATTATTGTGATGAGAATACAATTGGAGTAGTGGCAACTTTGGGTAGCACATTTACCTGCATTTATGAACCAGTGGAGGAGATTGCTAAAGCCCTAGATGCAATTGAGAAAGACACAGGCTATGATATCCCTATTCACGTAGATGGAGCTAGTGGAGCATTCATTGCACCATTTATACAAAAAAAAATTAAATGGGATTTTTGCATTCCTAGGGTTAAATCTATTAATGCATCAGGTCATAAATTTGGAATGGCACCACTTGGTGTTGGTTGGATTATTTGGAGATCTTTAGAAGACTTGCCTGAAGAATTAATATTTAATGTTGATTATTTAGGAGGAGAAATGCCAACCTTTGCACTCAATTTTTCACGTCCAGCTGGTCAAATTATTGCCCAGTATTATAAGTTTTTGCAATTGGGTCATGAGGGCTATACTGCAATTCAGAATGCCTGTGCAGACACTGCCCAGTATTTAGGCCAGGAGCTTGCAAAAATAGAACTATTTGAAATATTATATGATGGACATGATGCAATACCTGCAGTTTGCTATGCTCTAAAAGATCAAGAGGCAGCTGGATTTTCACTTTATGATCTTTCTGATCGTTTAAGAATGCATGGTTGGCAAATAGCCTCCTATCCACTCCCAAGCAATCGAGAGAATTTAACCGTACAACGTATATTGATTCGTCACGGGGTTAGTCGTGACATGATATTTTTACTACTTCGTGATTTAAAAAAGGAATTGGAGTATTTAAAGAATAATTCAGTATTAAATTGTTGCAGTAAGGTTAGTTTTCATCATTAA
- a CDS encoding DHHW family protein, translating into MEYNYRRRKYNNIYIKSLTLIFLLFIFSVMILNIIVPDKEFSEQENRKLKTKPKFSVNNLLYNKFTSKYEKYMADQFILRNFWINVKSSTEIISGKKENNDVYLGDDKYLIAKFKKPDKDNLEEKLKAINTFSSGNKKLSKYIMLVPNKIKVLQDKLPEFAPVENQLEYINKFYSGLDKSIKTINVFDTLNKNKDKYIYYKTDHHWTSEGAYYAYLEFCKSSGITPKDASSYNIQKVNNEFYGTLYSRAGVKNVDSDTINVYLPKNHEEVLVNYLEEKKKSASLYDSSSLNTKDKYSAFLGGNHPIIKISTMSNSAKKLLVIKDSYANCFIPFLTSNFSDIIVVDLRYYSDDVNTLIKDYNITDVLMLYNTNTFFEDESILNISDYE; encoded by the coding sequence ATGGAATATAACTATAGAAGAAGAAAATACAATAATATATATATAAAATCCCTAACTTTAATATTTTTATTATTTATATTTAGTGTAATGATATTAAATATTATAGTTCCAGACAAAGAGTTTTCCGAGCAGGAGAATAGAAAGCTTAAAACCAAGCCTAAATTTTCGGTAAATAATTTGTTGTATAACAAATTTACTTCAAAATATGAAAAGTATATGGCTGATCAATTTATATTGAGAAACTTTTGGATAAATGTAAAATCAAGTACAGAAATAATTAGTGGAAAAAAAGAAAATAACGATGTATATTTAGGGGATGATAAATACTTAATAGCTAAGTTCAAGAAGCCAGACAAAGACAATCTAGAGGAAAAATTAAAAGCAATAAATACTTTTAGTAGTGGAAACAAGAAATTATCTAAATATATTATGTTAGTTCCAAACAAAATAAAAGTTCTACAAGATAAATTGCCTGAATTTGCTCCAGTAGAAAATCAACTTGAGTATATAAATAAATTTTATTCTGGATTAGATAAATCTATAAAAACAATAAATGTGTTTGATACTTTAAATAAAAATAAAGATAAATACATTTATTATAAAACTGACCACCATTGGACATCAGAAGGTGCATATTACGCATACTTAGAATTTTGCAAGAGTTCAGGAATAACACCCAAAGATGCTAGTTCCTATAATATTCAAAAGGTTAATAATGAATTCTACGGAACACTTTACTCTAGAGCTGGAGTTAAAAATGTTGATAGCGATACAATTAATGTATATTTGCCTAAAAATCACGAAGAGGTATTAGTAAATTACCTGGAAGAGAAAAAAAAGAGTGCAAGTTTATATGATTCCAGCAGTTTAAATACTAAAGATAAGTACTCTGCATTTTTAGGTGGGAATCATCCTATTATAAAAATAAGCACTATGAGCAATAGTGCTAAAAAGCTTTTAGTTATTAAGGATTCATATGCTAATTGTTTTATACCATTTTTGACTTCTAACTTTAGTGACATAATAGTTGTAGATTTAAGATATTACTCAGATGATGTAAATACACTAATTAAAGACTACAATATTACTGATGTTTTGATGCTTTATAATACAAATACATTTTTTGAAGATGAATCCATACTTAATATTAGTGACTATGAATAA
- a CDS encoding MBOAT family O-acyltransferase — MVFSSLIFIFIFLPLTLTIYYISPKKIRNFTLLVVSIIFYGWGEPVYISLMVFSIIFDYISTLLICKYRKHKKLSKIIFVNTLVVNLGILAFFKYFGFLVDNMNILFGLSISIEKLPLPVGISFYTFQIISYVVDVYLNKVKVQKNIIDFGAYVTMFPQLVAGPIVQYNDIFIQLKNRKENINQFSEGIDRFIIGLGKKVLIANNIAMVWTSVKATEISNISVISAWIGIIAFTLQIYFDFSGYSDMAIGLGKMLGFEFIENFNYPYISKSVTEFWRRWHISLGSWFREYLYIPLGGNRVSLRKQFRNLFVVWFATGLWHGASWNFIFWGLYFGFFIFIEKTLLGKLLERLPKCISNLYTMIIVIVGWVIFDNNKLSDAINYIKIMFGLSGNAFTDSAAVYYFYTNTILFVIAIFCATPVVYNFHKKLKNRFNARGAIVMALSHIFILFLSTAYLVNQSFNPFLYFRF, encoded by the coding sequence TTGGTTTTTAGTAGTTTAATATTTATTTTTATATTCTTGCCCTTAACTCTAACTATATATTATATTTCCCCTAAGAAAATAAGAAATTTTACACTTTTAGTGGTAAGCATTATATTTTATGGCTGGGGAGAACCCGTATACATAAGTCTTATGGTTTTTTCTATAATATTTGATTATATAAGCACTTTGCTTATATGCAAATATAGAAAACATAAGAAGCTTTCAAAGATAATATTTGTAAATACACTAGTTGTTAATTTAGGAATATTGGCTTTTTTTAAATATTTTGGATTCTTAGTAGATAATATGAATATACTATTCGGATTAAGTATATCTATTGAAAAACTTCCACTGCCTGTGGGAATATCATTCTATACCTTCCAAATTATATCCTATGTCGTAGATGTGTATCTAAACAAAGTAAAGGTTCAAAAGAACATTATAGATTTCGGAGCATATGTCACTATGTTTCCGCAGCTAGTTGCAGGTCCCATAGTACAGTACAACGATATCTTCATCCAATTAAAAAATAGGAAAGAAAATATAAATCAATTTTCAGAAGGTATAGATAGATTTATAATAGGTCTTGGGAAAAAAGTATTAATTGCTAACAATATAGCAATGGTTTGGACAAGCGTAAAGGCTACTGAAATTTCAAATATATCAGTTATTTCCGCTTGGATTGGAATAATAGCCTTTACTCTTCAAATCTATTTTGATTTTAGTGGATATTCAGATATGGCAATAGGACTAGGAAAAATGCTTGGATTTGAATTCATTGAAAATTTTAACTATCCATATATATCTAAAAGTGTAACTGAGTTTTGGAGAAGATGGCACATATCCTTAGGGAGTTGGTTTAGAGAATATCTTTATATTCCTCTAGGCGGTAACAGGGTTTCTTTAAGAAAACAATTCAGGAACTTGTTTGTAGTTTGGTTTGCAACAGGGTTATGGCATGGTGCTAGCTGGAATTTTATATTCTGGGGATTATATTTCGGCTTTTTTATATTTATAGAAAAGACCCTTTTAGGAAAGCTTTTAGAAAGACTTCCTAAGTGTATTTCAAATTTATATACTATGATAATTGTCATAGTTGGTTGGGTAATTTTCGATAATAATAAATTAAGCGATGCTATAAATTATATAAAAATAATGTTTGGCCTTAGTGGAAATGCTTTTACGGATAGTGCCGCTGTATACTATTTTTATACAAACACAATCTTATTTGTAATAGCAATTTTTTGTGCAACACCAGTTGTTTACAATTTTCATAAAAAACTTAAAAACCGTTTTAATGCGAGGGGCGCAATAGTTATGGCTTTAAGTCATATTTTTATACTGTTTCTATCTACTGCATACCTTGTAAATCAGAGCTTTAATCCATTCTTATACTTTAGATTTTAG
- a CDS encoding DUF4358 domain-containing protein, with translation MKRFGNIHKKVLILSLVTFIGVIFQGCAFIQTKSPEIPEILANVQKVTDLSPMEKGNKTKLRKLYSTSTKGLEDFALYAPKTNMEANEILILKVKSQDDMDDLLENFEKIIERQSSSFKDYSPDQYDLLENHTLEVKGKYLILIVSKDVDNITKAVNDSFK, from the coding sequence ATGAAAAGATTTGGAAATATACATAAGAAAGTATTAATTTTAAGTTTAGTCACCTTTATTGGTGTTATATTTCAAGGGTGTGCATTCATTCAAACTAAAAGTCCTGAAATACCTGAAATTTTAGCTAATGTTCAAAAGGTTACAGATTTATCGCCAATGGAAAAAGGTAATAAAACTAAGCTCAGAAAACTTTATTCTACAAGTACTAAAGGGCTAGAGGATTTTGCGTTATATGCACCAAAGACCAATATGGAAGCAAATGAAATTCTCATATTAAAGGTTAAAAGTCAAGACGATATGGATGACTTATTAGAAAATTTCGAAAAAATCATTGAGAGACAATCCAGCAGTTTTAAAGATTATAGTCCAGATCAGTATGATCTTTTGGAAAATCACACTTTAGAAGTAAAAGGAAAATATCTCATTTTAATTGTATCCAAAGATGTAGACAACATAACAAAGGCTGTTAATGACAGCTTCAAATAA